In Flavobacterium okayamense, a single window of DNA contains:
- a CDS encoding NAD(P)H-dependent flavin oxidoreductase, translating into MNRITQLFNIKYPIIQGGMIWNSGYKLASAVSNAGGLGLIGAGSMYPDVLREHIQKCKKATDKPFGVNVPMLYPNIEEIMQILKEEEVKMVFTSAGNPKTWTPFLKENGMTVVHVVSSTKFALKAQEAGVDAIVAEGFEAGGHNGRDETTTLTLIPMVKEQVTIPLIAAGGIATGRGMLAALTLGADGVQMGSRFAASTESSAHDNFKTTIVETNEGDTMLTLKELAPVRLIKNKFFNDVQELYAKCPTPDDLKELLGRARAKRGMFEGDLVEGELEIGQIAGLIHDILPVEEIVKNVISEFEHAKKEMSSIEF; encoded by the coding sequence ATGAATCGAATTACACAACTTTTTAATATAAAATATCCGATCATTCAAGGTGGAATGATTTGGAATAGCGGATACAAATTGGCAAGTGCAGTTAGTAATGCTGGTGGACTAGGTTTAATTGGTGCAGGTTCTATGTATCCTGATGTTTTACGTGAGCATATTCAAAAATGTAAAAAAGCTACCGATAAACCGTTTGGTGTAAATGTTCCAATGTTATATCCTAACATTGAAGAAATCATGCAAATCCTTAAAGAAGAAGAAGTGAAGATGGTTTTTACTTCGGCAGGTAATCCAAAAACGTGGACGCCTTTCTTAAAAGAAAATGGCATGACTGTTGTTCATGTAGTAAGTAGTACAAAATTTGCTTTAAAAGCGCAAGAAGCTGGAGTAGATGCAATCGTAGCCGAAGGTTTTGAAGCTGGCGGGCATAACGGTCGAGATGAAACTACAACTTTAACATTAATTCCAATGGTTAAAGAACAAGTTACGATTCCTTTAATTGCTGCTGGTGGTATTGCTACTGGTAGAGGAATGTTAGCTGCATTGACATTAGGAGCTGATGGTGTTCAAATGGGAAGTCGTTTTGCTGCTTCAACCGAATCTAGTGCGCATGATAATTTTAAAACAACTATTGTGGAAACGAATGAAGGTGATACCATGTTAACTTTGAAGGAACTTGCACCCGTACGATTAATAAAAAATAAATTTTTTAACGACGTTCAAGAGTTATATGCAAAATGTCCAACACCAGACGATTTGAAAGAACTGTTAGGTAGAGCAAGAGCAAAACGAGGAATGTTTGAAGGCGATTTAGTAGAAGGCGAATTAGAAATAGGTCAAATTGCAGGATTAATTCATGATATTTTGCCAGTTGAGGAAATAGTTAAAAATGTTATTAGCGAGTTTGAACACGCTAAAAAAGAAATGAGTTCAATTGAATTTTAA
- a CDS encoding S8 family serine peptidase: MNRKLLSIFIIFFSIIIHAQEDAWVYLTDKPDAAYYLANPLEMLSQRALDRRTVQGISLDNTDVPVYPNYITQIENATGITVMAKSKWMNALHVRGSLTNIQALENLAFVDYVYYANHSLNLRSGNPITTPISESKSSDTNDKFDVQVNFNYGNSDNQIQMLNGHLLHQQDHTGQGKIIAVLDSGFTGVDTATPFQRLHDNNLILGGYNFPDGNANFYMRHNHGTMVLSTMGGYVDGQLVGTAPDAQYYLFITEDINSENPVEESYWVEAAELADSLGVDVINSSLGYGAYDNPNYSYSYAQRNGQIGFASRGASMAFQKGIVCVISAGNEGNNTEPHIGIPADADNILTIGAVNNVEAYVSFSSIGNTADGRIKPDVCAKGLGATISNTSGAITTASGTSFSSPILAGMVATFWSAVPNLSASQVIQYVKESADQYNTPDIYKGYGVPDFQLALTNALNTESFSTNQVSIYPNPVSSILTIEGVQLQNASIRIYNQLGQNVLSFDLLNNQNSIDVSVLNSGVYFYDFSSNNSKLRGKLIKR, from the coding sequence ATGAATAGAAAATTACTTTCCATATTTATTATATTCTTCTCAATTATAATTCATGCGCAAGAAGATGCGTGGGTTTATTTAACTGATAAGCCTGATGCAGCATATTATTTAGCAAATCCTTTGGAAATGTTATCCCAAAGAGCATTAGATAGAAGAACAGTTCAAGGAATTTCTTTAGATAATACAGACGTTCCTGTTTATCCTAATTACATTACCCAAATTGAAAATGCAACTGGAATTACGGTTATGGCTAAATCAAAATGGATGAATGCTTTACATGTTAGAGGAAGTTTAACGAATATTCAAGCATTAGAAAACTTAGCTTTTGTAGATTATGTTTACTATGCAAATCATTCCCTGAATTTAAGAAGTGGGAATCCAATTACTACGCCAATTTCAGAAAGTAAATCAAGCGATACGAACGATAAATTTGATGTACAAGTAAATTTCAATTATGGGAATTCAGACAATCAAATTCAGATGTTGAATGGACATTTACTACACCAACAAGATCATACGGGACAAGGAAAAATTATTGCAGTTTTAGATTCAGGTTTTACAGGTGTTGATACGGCAACTCCTTTTCAACGATTGCATGATAATAATTTAATTTTAGGAGGATATAATTTTCCAGATGGAAATGCAAATTTTTACATGCGTCATAATCATGGAACTATGGTTTTATCAACAATGGGAGGTTATGTTGACGGACAATTAGTCGGAACTGCACCAGATGCTCAATATTATTTATTTATTACTGAGGATATAAATTCTGAGAATCCTGTTGAAGAATCTTATTGGGTGGAAGCTGCTGAATTGGCTGATAGTTTAGGTGTTGATGTTATTAATTCTTCATTAGGATATGGCGCTTATGATAATCCCAATTATTCATACTCATATGCACAAAGAAACGGACAAATAGGATTTGCCTCTCGTGGTGCTTCAATGGCATTTCAAAAAGGAATTGTTTGCGTAATTAGTGCGGGGAATGAAGGGAATAATACTGAACCACACATTGGAATTCCTGCCGATGCAGATAATATTTTGACAATCGGAGCGGTTAATAATGTAGAAGCCTACGTGTCATTTAGTTCTATTGGAAATACAGCAGATGGAAGAATAAAGCCCGATGTTTGTGCAAAAGGTTTAGGTGCAACAATCAGTAATACTTCAGGTGCAATTACAACTGCTAGTGGAACTTCCTTTTCTAGTCCTATATTAGCAGGAATGGTCGCAACATTTTGGTCAGCGGTACCAAATTTATCGGCATCACAAGTAATTCAATATGTAAAAGAATCAGCTGATCAATACAATACTCCCGATATTTATAAAGGTTATGGTGTTCCTGATTTTCAATTGGCATTAACAAATGCATTGAATACGGAAAGTTTTTCTACAAATCAGGTCTCAATTTATCCAAATCCAGTTAGTTCAATATTAACAATTGAAGGTGTTCAATTGCAAAACGCTTCAATTAGAATTTATAATCAATTAGGTCAGAATGTTTTAAGTTTTGATTTGTTAAATAATCAAAATTCAATTGATGTTAGTGTTTTGAATTCTGGCGTTTACTTCTATGATTTTTCTTCGAATAATAGTAAATTGCGAGGGAAATTGATTAAAAGATAA